The sequence ATTTCAGAGCAGCATCCTTAACTCCCTCTATCCTGAGGTTGAATACTCCACAGATAATAATAAAATCAAAGTTCTCGCCTAAATCTTCTTTATCTATATCAATTGTTCTAAAGCTTGCATCTATGTATTTTTCTCTGGCAACCCTTATTAGTTCTGGATTAATGTCCATTCCTGTATATTTGAGGTTTAGGCCTTTTGCTCTGAGAAATCCATAGAAATCTCCCTTTCCACATCCGAAATCTAGCACTGATGCATTATCGAGGGAAAGGAGCTCTGTAATTGTCTGGTATCTTAAAATCTGTCCTTTCTCTGACCAGCCAACTGCAGCAGGAGTGTCACCGAAGTGTCTCAGTCTTTTCGTAAAGAAGTCAATCAAATATTCTTTGGCAGCTTCATTCATGGATTCTTTTTCTGATTATTCTTGATAGTATATCAGCCCTTCTGAGGGGTTCAGGGCTTCTGTATTTCTTACAGCAATTTAGCACAATATCTATTGAATCTT comes from Thermodesulfovibrionales bacterium and encodes:
- a CDS encoding class I SAM-dependent methyltransferase, whose product is MNEAAKEYLIDFFTKRLRHFGDTPAAVGWSEKGQILRYQTITELLSLDNASVLDFGCGKGDFYGFLRAKGLNLKYTGMDINPELIRVAREKYIDASFRTIDIDKEDLGENFDFIIICGVFNLRIEGVKDAALKCIEKLFNHTERTLLFNCPSIYAKNKDRELIYYDPRELLDLALNMTKNVNLYHNLIEGEIFLELSREEQIYG